ACACTCATTTCCACAATTTATTTCGATGTACATGTGTATCGTACATTTACCAATCACTCATTTATATTCACCAAGGAAAGGGTGCGAGaatcaataacaaaattaaacaagaagaagaagaagaagaagaagaaattaaaCTAGTGTTCTCTCTCTTTACAAATTACACAACCTCAACAGCAGTGCAGTGCATATTAGGAAGTTTGTCTAGCAGATCAACAGTTAACAAAGATGCCTTTTGCTTTGGTTTTGGCATCGAAATTGGTATTCTCTGAGAATATCCCATTGAGAGTGAGGTTGTGGAAGTGTTCCTGTCACATGGACCTAACCATTTTGCTTGCATGTACCTATGCTTCCTCCATGGCCCCATGTGcattttcttctccttcataCACCTTTTCCCTGCCACACACAGAACCTTTATCAGGTTGCTCAATCTCTCCACCTTCCCCACAAACACCTCTGGTAGCTTCCCAACAAGTCTGTTATACTCTTCACTTCCCCTTGCTATCTCAAACTCTCCTCTGAAATTCAGCTCCACGATCACCCTCATCTCCCCCCTCTTTGTGTTCTCTACTACATCCAAAAAACTGTGTTCACCTGCACACAGTTTGTACATCTTTTAATAATCTTATATAATCAATTTCACAGACACAACGTATATCCACTACTTCCAATCCAACCAATCTGGTGAATACTGTCAACAAATCATAGTTtatttagaataatatttttacacagACTAGTTACTATTTGACAGGGACATTGTCCGCGTGGATATATAATATAGTTTAGTAAGAGGATCTTATCTTAAGAACCACCATCGAAGATcgcttttcacttttttaagataaaaggcGCTAATTAATTAATcggaattaatttatttacctGATGGAATTTCTGGTGAGCTTCTCCATTTTGTTTTGCAGACAGCACTGTTATAGCCTGCTTTCTGAAGCCGCCCAGAAACTTCTCTCATCAAGCAGTTTCTGCAAGAGGTGAGAGGTATCTGTCTGCCGCATCCGCACACCGTTTCCACGCTTTGTATGTTCTGAAGCGCTTCTTTCGTCGCATTTCTTATCCCTGATTCCAAAGAACTCGTTCTGTACACATTCGCCTGCACAAAATTAAACCCACTAAGTCAAAAACGCCCAAAACAAAGCACGTTATAACATCAACGGATTTTATCGATCAAGATTTTCCTCTCTCAACATCTCAAAATTAACCTACATTTACTTAGTACAGTAGTAGCTGTAGGTGAAGTAAcaaattaacttaatttaaagAAGGCACGGCTGCGTTGATTGAGAGATTAACCTACCTGCAAAATCTGGTGTTGGTTGTCCCAGAAGGTTCTGTTTTGTTCCACGGTGTCTGGTCGATCCTCATCTTGGTCGAACTCGATTTCGTTGGTATTATGACAGTCCTCGCTGCAGGCACTCTGAGCCAACAACGTTTCTCCATCGTGGAGAAATTCGAATTCAACATCAGGGACACAAGTGTCACGGTGGTCGTGGAGGTGGTGGCTGGGCAGAAACCTGGTGACCCTTGCGGTGGCCATGGAGAATCCACCCATGGTTATGAGATGTATGTGGCGTGTAGAGTGTGTATGAAGTTGTGTTATTTGACTTAGTTTTGGATGGTGGTTGTGAGAGGGGTTTTATACGAGGATCGGTGTTGAAGGTGGGACCCAGCTTGTCACTGGCCGCGGCGCACATGAATGTGATTAGGGTGGATTTTGGATGGTGAGGATTGGGTGATTTGGATCTAACGAATGACGTAGATGGGTTGGGTTGGGTTGATACAGCATGGATCCACGTCAGATCACTCAATAATTCCATTTTTCCAACCTATACCCTTTATCCTAATCATTCGGATATATACGAATATTCACTCATTCATTCTTCATTCTTCTTCTGCAATCTGCCATGGCATgcgttttttttaatttttttttatcaatccaCTCTAATTCTTGGGATATTCTTCCATATTCCTTTTGTATTCTCTCACACTAAACTTCATCTATTATCACTTCTCATTTGgatttattttccaaaaaattataacatttttcaacaacaataatagcACAGTATCAAATCAAATTACTATTATGTTATTGTATCTTCCCAGGATTATTTTATTCTATCCACATGTTTCTTAATActataataaattcattttataatgAAGCCATAATAGgcgttttaattaattttatgtgttATGTGTTTGCATGTTTTAATCCGAATACATGCTGAGAGTTTAATGGATTTTATACCGTATTAATGcgaaaaaacaaaagtttacGTTACCATATACACATTTATTGTTAcgaattcaataaatttatcattacTAGGTTGTCACTAACTGACATCATTTACTAAATTTTTTCTTAGAAATGCTTTTGAAAGCttaaattaaatgattgaatattaaaattatactgACGTGTGAATATTTGTacacttttcttatttttacgaATTTAGAGAATAACCAAATTAGATCATGTAGCTTATGTTAATAATTTACTTTACCTAGAAGTTGTTTTTCCTCCattatttatgtttaacttaattaaaactaACCAGTggtcaaataatttatattttagtgtattttgtaaagtccatttttttttttaagttttgagtCCAATTTCATTGAAAAGACTTAAAGTCAACTGACTTATTTGTTTTAGGGATTCTTTCGGCTACTCATTTGCTTCCATTATGTCTCCTCATCTAATAACAACTAACTTACTTTctcctatttttgaaaattaagttGTGCTAAGGCAGTTGTGAAACTCTTCTTCCAACAAACAAAATTGTCTTTCCTCTATGTAAGTTGAGCTCAAACTTTcgtttttctccttttccagCTCTATTGTAGTGATTTTGTCATGGGTTCTTCCTTAGAGCCTCATCTTCGTTCTTGTGTTCGTGTTTTTTAGCCCTTCAGTGTGCTTCTGGAGCTGTGGTGCTCCTTCTGTTAGTGCTCTTTCCCCCCTCAAGTTCAACTCTCAATCAAGGTAAGAGAAGTTAGGATTTTTACATTTTTGAAATATCTTACCTGTTTTTGGTTCTATTTCTTGTTCAAAATGCTTGAATGATGCTTGTATGTGTATGAGAATGAACtgtttgtggtttgattttGGATTCTAGTTGTGCATGCAAGAGTAGGTGAGAAACTTGCTATTCTCGCCCAAACGAGCAACTGTCGTCTAAACTCGATTGTCGTTATTGTATATAATTTGTTAACTAAGAACCTTGAAGGGCACAAAATTGTTAAGCTTACTGAGATAACATTGATGGCAAATGCAATACAGAGTTGGCTTCCCTGCCCATTAAATGTTGAGATAACAACATTTGATGTGGTTGGCCTAGTTTGCAGATTTCTTAGGAATAGAAAGGTAACTTCGTACTCCAActaaggtttttttttcttaaatttaaatttaactacaTGTTTAACTAATAAATGTGCATAATTTGTTTGTATTAGAATTTCCTGTAATGTAATTGCATCTTCATGAATTTAACTACTTTACTTGTTGTATACTTAGGTTTACGGGCTCTAGAATGTTTTAGACTTTTAGGGTCTTCCTTGAGAAACTTTTTCTACTTCAACAAAACTTTTTAGAAAGCACccgaaaaataaatttatcccTAGGATAATGTAATTGTATACATGGTATACCTAATAGATAAACTTCCTAActacttaaaactttttaatgttttaattaaaaaaatgtaactaaGTACGTTCAACATGTTCGTATCAATCTCTCATTCAATCTCTTCATCTAGGTTTGAATTAAGTTAACACAAGTATTATATTAcaaaacaaagttaaaaataCAAAGCTTATTAAGGTCCTTtatgtttagcttttaatttgccattttcttttatatgctTTCTTTGTCTTTCAATtctataatttgttaaattcaTAAAGAATTCTTGTATGGTCCAACTAGAGAATATTATATACCACATGTTataaatgagttaaaaaatgcTAAATCCAACCTCTAATTGGTAGATGTTTTCTTTATAGGATAAGACATGTGAAGACACTCAATCTCAAATTATTGATCTAAAGAGTAAAGGTGTTAAATCCATATGAGCTGCTTGTTTTTGCTATAGATGtaactcaatttttttctttagtcaACTTCATTTTCTCAatccacaacaacaaaaatgttaacataATATGCATCGTACTAATTGTGTGTTTCAGGGTTGTATGTGGAATAGTATAATCCATGAGCCATGTGTAGGGGTATGGCAATCAAATTGGAAATTTCCGGTGACATGCTGCAGTCTCGACCAGTGGGAATCGTGTGCTATTTTCAGATGGTGCAATCagaagtaaaatattttaggattAGGATAAAAAATTTAGTTGTAAAATTACTAGATgaatttgtaatgttttttattttatatttgaacatGGTACTATGatgtaaatttgttatttttaatgaaatataatgtttgttaattttttggtagtgtttttttatatattttaaatttttattattagtctcataattaattataattaattaaattggtgacaattaaaaatgtcataatataatgataataatgtcagtttaaaatgtcatttttcacattatatttgTTATCCAGTCAAAATATTACGTCAGTTTTAATTGACGCTTTTTGCCTTTTTTAAACCACCACTTTATACGTTGTATAAAATGACGGTTGTTGCGACGGTTCATTTATAACCGCCATATTATACTTTGTGACGGCAAGAATTACGACATTTCAGGAAACCGTCACTCAAGTATATAACGACAGTTAAAAACGacgtaaattacaaaaataaacgtcgatatttacatgtttttttgtagTGGATTATGTTTTGAGATAATTTGTGTACTGTATGAGCTtgatgtaattccatgagtctcttgGGGAGACTTTGTGGTGGTGCTATTTGTAGTGTATGTAATTCAGTAAGGATTCAAGCAagtttgcatcctaacactctaaagaATCAATCCAACTCACGTAGAATAAACTGATTCAAGTGGTGAAGAGTAGTAGGAGGTCATGGTCTCtagcaggataatggccttagatgatCATGGACTAACCTCGTAcatggtagggtgaaactcattgaCAATGACTCTGCAAAgcagtaaaggccaccacaagtaCAAGAAACTAATGAATCCGAtatgattatatgtatccgaataaTCAAGTTGTATGATCTTTGATTGTTTGCTATCATATGTTTGGTGTGCTTAGTGATTTGCTTGCTTATAAACTGTTTGCATATATgcatatcaattttttttatctctagcTTACACTTTCTCTCTATGTTtgtgttctatttggttttcCTTCTTGCGATAATCACCAATTATTTAGTCTAGGCTTTATTTTTATAGCTCTTTAAGCaacttttttaaactattttattttaaattcattgcTCGGTGAGCAATCCTTTTGACCAAATTATTTCAggtttaaattatgtttatggCATTGTTTTGTGCCTATATTACTTTTGTTTCAGTATAGTTTGGACAActgtaaaaaggttaattttgatatgtttttgtcattgttctattttattataattttgtgatactttatttattataattatttattaaataggaTGTCacatattacaaaaattttatattacattaacaAAAAACTTATAAACATAACTTATCAGAAAGTTTTGagttttaaaacatattaaataatatgacatttgatatatatatatatatatatatatatatatatatatatatatatatatatatatatatatatatatatatatatatatatatatatatatatatatatatcataaatcTTTAGAGgtgattaaaaaaaacacaatactaATAAGGTACAAGTCAAATTTATacaagattacaaatttgatcatggatatatgattttttttaatttatccaaagtcaaatatagactcacacttagattTACAATAATTTCTCCCTTCAAAGGTAAGTTCATTCCATATTTATATAGTTCATTCGACAAAACATTTTTAATCATGAGTATGGTAGTAACCTTCTCATATCATCATTTTATCACAATTTCATGAAGATTTTCAATACAATGAATCCTCAAATATAAGATTATTCACTCATATTAAGTCGATTATCAAGACGAGTCACTGATACAACTTTTCaactcatgaaaatttgagataacctccaataaatttttttaaaataaataagttgatgaatttcattctttataaaatgttttcaaCATTCTTATCGAATACAAGACAtaaattcaaaagataattttatatatatatatatatatatatatataaataaataatgctttagaaattttaatgtttaattaaggttaatttattttaggggtgagagttatttaaaataaaaagaaataccaTCCaggattaaaagaaaataaaaaccaaatttgaaaaaaaagaaatgggaGAAGGGCATGTACGGGGTTGCCAGTTCGGGATTATTAGTTTTAACTGCCTTCTCTAAACACAATTCGAAATGCTGAAAGgtttttaatgtgattttaCATTTATGTAAattgtgagttttttttttttttattttacaacacATGCTCACTCTATGTCATTATTCGAACCAAAAGTgagaatcatttaaaaaataataattgccttaaattaaagaagaaaaactaataaaatgtttaactaaaaatgatacaaagatCTAAAGAATGGAAAAGTGAAATTGTACGTGTACCTCTCATCTGAACCCAATCTTTGGATGGATGGGATGATCTGAAGATGGATTCAACGTTGCACAATCAGGAACGTCCATTGTAGATCTTATCCGATGCAACTATGGGTGGGGCCCATTAGGAAGAGCATCATTCTTTAATAAAGTGAGTCAAATACGCGGCGTCTTGTGAATGGTTTTCAGATCCAGACActgcaaaaacaaaaagattcccaattattcttttcttcacttaatTATCGTTAACCATTAATGattaatgattaataattaattgtgCGACAATCGAGACCCATCCAAGGCTGTGGTGGGACAAATTTCAGGGCATCTCTGTAATTCTGCGTCCAGTCTACAATTATTTCTATGCCCCACTACCCAGTTGTACAATAGTTAAAAGTACACAATTCgacaaatttaactaaatttttaaatcatatctgaacaagaaacaaaatttaaaacacaatAATATACATGACAcgaaaaaagttatttaaatattatgttatatattatcaCAGAAAATACCTATAGCTATATGCACCAACATTAGCATATCATAtttcttcttaaattttgaGTTACTTGTGTTTTGGATCCTGTTGTAAGTAGGAGTACGAATTTTTTGATTATTGCATATgtgatttgataaaaaaaatgtgttttaataAACATGTGAATTTAGTTGTTTAATtggaaatttttataaataaattaggatAATTCTAATCTTTCTGAGGGTGCTTTTTCTAGAAAGAGTGCAGCATTTCAAATTAAGGCAAACAAA
This portion of the Vigna unguiculata cultivar IT97K-499-35 chromosome 6, ASM411807v1, whole genome shotgun sequence genome encodes:
- the LOC114186827 gene encoding uncharacterized protein LOC114186827, which codes for MGGFSMATARVTRFLPSHHLHDHRDTCVPDVEFEFLHDGETLLAQSACSEDCHNTNEIEFDQDEDRPDTVEQNRTFWDNQHQILQANVYRTSSLESGIRNATKEALQNIQSVETVCGCGRQIPLTSCRNCLMREVSGRLQKAGYNSAVCKTKWRSSPEIPSGEHSFLDVVENTKRGEMRVIVELNFRGEFEIARGSEEYNRLVGKLPEVFVGKVERLSNLIKVLCVAGKRCMKEKKMHMGPWRKHRYMQAKWLGPCDRNTSTTSLSMGYSQRIPISMPKPKQKASLLTVDLLDKLPNMHCTAVEVV